The proteins below are encoded in one region of Dioscorea cayenensis subsp. rotundata cultivar TDr96_F1 chromosome 18, TDr96_F1_v2_PseudoChromosome.rev07_lg8_w22 25.fasta, whole genome shotgun sequence:
- the LOC120282992 gene encoding mannose-specific lectin 2-like, producing MASRAILILSLCATLGILAPACKATEFVLYSNPATVLVPGQNFSYDMTPIGLPYGPADLVMQKDCNLVSHYKGEFSWASNTSGAADYCYLTVSNYGAAVIKGNYHYPVWTSPITSNISGDYVLILQWNGGLATYGPSIWSSTNKAEFGSIEIKNETKDYVVYSYSVLPIGPIATYKDFHLVLEDSCNLVLRRTDSGKVLWQTNKYSDCP from the coding sequence ATGGCATCAAGGGCCATCCTCATCCTTTCCTTGTGTGCCACCCTTGGGATTCTTGCACCAGCATGCAAGGCCACTGAATTCGTTCTCTACTCAAATCCTGCCACTGTCCTCGTCCCGGGCCAAAACTTCTCATATGACATGACCCCCATCGGCCTCCCTTACGGTCCAGCGGATCTGGTCATGCAGAAGGACTGCAACCTGGTGAGCCACTACAAAGGTGAATTTTCCTGGGCCAGCAACACAAGCGGAGCTGCAGACTACTGCTACCTCACGGTCAGCAACTACGGCGCTGCGGTCATCAAGGGCAACTACCACTACCCAGTCTGGACCAGCCCCATCACCAGCAACATCTCCGGTGACTACGTTCTAATCCTTCAGTGGAACGGCGGGCTCGCCACCTACGGCCCCAGCATCTGGTCCAGCACTAACAAAGCAGAGTTCGGCAGCATTGAGATCAAGAACGAGACCAAGGACTACGTGGTCTACTCGTATTCAGTGCTGCCAATTGGACCCATAGCCACGTATAAGGACTTTCATCTGGTCCTTGAAGACAGCTGCAACCTTGTCCTCCGCCGCACTGATTCTGGCAAGGTGTTGTGGCAGACCAACAAGTACAGTGACTGCCCATGA